The proteins below come from a single Stutzerimonas stutzeri RCH2 genomic window:
- the wrbA gene encoding NAD(P)H:quinone oxidoreductase, which yields MAKILVLYHSMYGHIETMANAVAEGARRVPGAEVTIKRVPETMPEDAFRNAGGKVDQAADIADPNELPNYDAIIFGTPTRFGNMSGQMRNFLDRTGGLWAKGALHGKVASVFASTGTGGGQEMTITSTWTTLAHHGMVIVPTGYGISEFFDISATNGGTPYGATTIAGGDGSRQPSEKELTIARYQGEHVAKITSKLVG from the coding sequence ATGGCGAAGATTCTCGTGCTCTATCACTCAATGTACGGCCACATCGAAACCATGGCCAATGCCGTAGCCGAAGGCGCCCGCCGTGTCCCAGGTGCCGAGGTGACCATCAAGCGCGTGCCGGAAACCATGCCCGAAGATGCCTTCCGCAATGCCGGCGGCAAGGTCGATCAGGCGGCTGACATCGCCGATCCGAACGAGCTGCCGAACTACGATGCGATCATCTTCGGTACCCCGACCCGCTTCGGCAACATGTCCGGGCAGATGCGCAACTTCCTCGACCGCACCGGCGGCCTGTGGGCCAAGGGCGCGCTGCACGGCAAGGTCGCCAGTGTGTTCGCCTCGACCGGCACCGGCGGCGGTCAGGAGATGACCATCACCTCGACCTGGACCACCCTGGCGCACCACGGCATGGTCATCGTGCCGACCGGTTATGGCATCAGCGAGTTCTTCGACATCTCCGCAACCAACGGCGGCACGCCCTATGGCGCCACGACCATCGCCGGCGGCGACGGCTCGCGTCAGCCTTCGGAGAAGGAACTGACCATCGCGCGCTACCAGGGCGAGCACGTGGCGAAGATCACCAGCAAACTGGTGGGCTGA
- a CDS encoding GNAT family N-acetyltransferase has protein sequence MRRLATPADQQRVYDIYMHPDVVPYLGFDPMPREHFGKVFEPLFESASFYVFEDHGVVQGFYKVQRHLGRAAHVAYLGTLAVAPEVRGSGLARRMMQEALGKLAASGIRRVELTVEADNPRAIAFYERFGFVYEGTQRAAYKRSSDNRFVDELMYGLLLGPGRGPA, from the coding sequence ATGCGCCGCCTTGCCACGCCCGCCGATCAGCAGCGGGTCTACGACATCTACATGCACCCGGACGTGGTGCCCTACCTGGGCTTCGATCCCATGCCGCGTGAGCACTTCGGCAAGGTTTTCGAGCCGTTGTTCGAAAGCGCCAGCTTCTATGTCTTCGAAGACCACGGCGTGGTGCAGGGTTTCTACAAGGTGCAGCGCCATCTGGGCCGTGCCGCCCATGTGGCATACCTCGGCACCCTGGCCGTCGCGCCCGAGGTCAGGGGCAGCGGCCTGGCGCGGCGGATGATGCAGGAAGCCCTCGGCAAGCTGGCCGCCAGCGGCATTCGTCGTGTGGAATTGACGGTGGAAGCGGACAACCCGCGGGCGATTGCCTTCTACGAGCGCTTCGGTTTCGTCTACGAAGGCACGCAGCGCGCCGCTTACAAGCGCAGCAGCGACAACCGCTTCGTCGACGAACTGATGTACGGCCTGCTGCTGGGACCCGGACGGGGCCCAGCGTAG
- a CDS encoding DUF3087 domain-containing protein — protein MVLFEIVPLSPETYRQQTRRSTLIVAATFAALAMGLATLAVALFGEPGGDNLRLNIIGVVAGLALTIGIVRWLYWRQPWMAAAVYGWQLKRSLMRVTNMMHQVKAGVSADDPDAMKLLRFYHMGLTQMHRLDGNSHGLSESVAEIDRHRETMEALHMDIDQPRLESAWLERVGQIQAKR, from the coding sequence GTGGTGCTATTCGAGATCGTTCCGCTCAGCCCCGAAACCTATCGCCAGCAGACCCGGCGCAGCACGCTGATCGTCGCGGCGACCTTCGCCGCTCTCGCCATGGGCCTGGCTACCCTGGCCGTGGCGCTGTTCGGTGAGCCCGGTGGCGACAACCTGCGGCTGAACATCATTGGCGTCGTGGCCGGATTGGCGCTGACGATCGGAATCGTTCGGTGGCTGTACTGGCGGCAGCCGTGGATGGCCGCGGCCGTGTACGGCTGGCAGCTCAAGCGCAGCCTGATGCGGGTGACCAACATGATGCATCAGGTCAAGGCAGGTGTGAGTGCGGACGATCCGGACGCGATGAAGCTGCTGCGCTTCTATCACATGGGACTGACGCAGATGCATCGGCTCGATGGCAACTCCCATGGCCTCAGCGAATCGGTGGCCGAGATCGATCGTCACCGCGAAACGATGGAGGCGCTGCACATGGACATCGACCAGCCACGCCTGGAGTCCGCGTGGCTGGAGCGGGTCGGGCAGATCCAGGCGAAGCGCTGA
- a CDS encoding OprD family porin — translation MNRIQSVGSRALACLLGAPCLLTAPAVMADFIDDSKASLQLRNYYLNRDFRQDGAKQAKAAEWAQGFVTRFESGFTEGPIGLGLDAIGELGVKLDSSSDRRGTGLLPFGPTSKEPVDDYSELGLTAKLRVDQNVLRLGTLQPWLPVVIFNDTRLLPSTFQGGMLTSQALDGLTFDGGRLTQANPRDSSAREKIGFGSATSDAFDFAGGSYAINPQLAVSYYYGNLENIYRQQFVGLVHNTSLGNGFSLRTDLRYFDSRGDGEERAGEIDNRNFNGIVGLSHGGHRVSAGWQIQSGDSRFPSLNGGAAYVVNLVTLHDFTHADQDSWQLRYDYNFAALGLPGLSFMTRYVDGRNARTNFSRSGEEWERDSDITYVVQSGALKGLSVQWRNLSFRSGNGLKTAIDENRVILNYTLALW, via the coding sequence ATGAACCGCATCCAATCCGTTGGCTCGCGCGCCCTCGCCTGCCTGCTGGGCGCGCCCTGCCTGCTCACCGCACCTGCCGTGATGGCCGATTTCATCGACGACAGCAAGGCCAGCCTGCAGCTGCGCAACTACTACCTGAACCGTGATTTTCGCCAGGATGGCGCCAAACAGGCCAAGGCCGCCGAATGGGCGCAGGGTTTCGTTACCCGCTTCGAATCCGGTTTCACCGAGGGGCCGATTGGCCTTGGGCTGGACGCCATCGGCGAGCTGGGCGTGAAGCTGGATTCCAGCAGCGATCGCCGCGGTACCGGCCTGTTGCCGTTCGGTCCGACCAGCAAGGAGCCGGTCGATGACTACAGCGAACTGGGCCTGACGGCGAAGCTGCGCGTCGACCAGAATGTGCTGCGCCTGGGCACCCTGCAGCCCTGGCTTCCCGTGGTGATCTTCAACGACACCCGCCTGCTGCCTTCGACATTCCAGGGCGGCATGCTGACCTCACAGGCGCTGGACGGCCTGACGTTCGATGGCGGACGGCTCACTCAGGCCAATCCACGGGATTCCTCGGCGCGAGAAAAGATCGGTTTCGGCAGCGCCACCAGTGACGCCTTCGACTTTGCCGGCGGCAGCTACGCGATCAACCCACAACTGGCAGTCAGCTATTACTACGGCAATCTGGAAAATATCTACCGCCAGCAGTTCGTCGGGCTGGTCCATAATACGTCGCTGGGCAACGGCTTCAGCCTGCGCACCGACCTGCGCTACTTCGACAGCCGCGGCGATGGCGAAGAGCGTGCCGGCGAAATCGACAACCGCAACTTCAACGGCATCGTTGGTCTCAGCCATGGCGGGCACAGGGTCAGTGCCGGCTGGCAGATCCAGTCCGGCGACAGCCGCTTCCCATCGCTCAATGGCGGCGCCGCCTATGTCGTCAACCTGGTCACCCTGCATGACTTCACCCATGCCGACCAGGACTCCTGGCAGCTGCGCTATGACTACAACTTTGCCGCGCTGGGCCTGCCCGGGTTGTCCTTCATGACCCGCTACGTCGATGGACGCAACGCCAGGACGAACTTCAGCCGCAGCGGCGAGGAATGGGAGCGCGACAGCGACATCACCTATGTCGTGCAGAGCGGTGCCTTGAAGGGCCTGAGCGTGCAGTGGCGCAATCTGAGCTTCAGATCGGGGAACGGCCTCAAGACCGCTATCGACGAGAACCGGGTGATCCTCAACTACACCCTGGCACTCTGGTAA
- a CDS encoding MFS transporter → MSNSTAAPRKNQVLAAVIGNALEWYDFIVFGFLAVVISRLFFPAESEYSALLMATATFGVGFFMRPIGGVLLGIYADRKGRKAALQLIISLMTLSIAMIAFAPPFAAIGIAAPLLIVLARLMQGFATGGEFASATSFLIESAPANRRGLYGSWQMFGQGLAVFCGAGVTALVTSNLSPEDLDSWGWRIPFIIGLIIGPVGLWMRRNLSETEAFLEARQAPKEKQSLARMLRSHLRQVVTVMALTVCGTVAFYVILVYMPTFANRQLGMQLKDAFTAQVVAVAVLTLLMPVFGALSDRVGRKLLMIVATLGLLVALYPLFSWIHAAPSFGRLLTMQLILCSLLAVFFGPFSAAVAEQFPAGVRSTGLALAYNLAVMIFGGFAQFIVTWLIQNTGMAIAPVFYVLFAVTLGLIGSFFLIDRTHEAHLAVVDESSPLKAAAQPTGTLNRVVAQGA, encoded by the coding sequence ATGAGCAATTCAACCGCAGCACCCCGCAAGAATCAGGTTCTTGCAGCCGTCATCGGCAACGCACTGGAATGGTACGACTTCATCGTCTTCGGCTTCCTCGCCGTGGTGATTTCACGCCTGTTCTTTCCCGCCGAAAGCGAATACAGCGCCCTGCTGATGGCAACCGCCACCTTCGGTGTGGGCTTTTTCATGCGCCCGATCGGCGGCGTGCTGCTCGGCATCTATGCCGACCGCAAGGGCCGCAAGGCCGCGCTGCAGCTGATCATCAGCCTGATGACGCTCTCCATCGCGATGATCGCCTTCGCTCCTCCGTTCGCCGCGATCGGCATTGCCGCGCCGTTGCTCATCGTCCTGGCGCGCCTGATGCAAGGCTTCGCCACCGGCGGTGAGTTCGCCAGCGCGACGTCGTTCCTGATCGAGAGCGCACCGGCCAACCGCCGTGGCCTGTATGGCTCGTGGCAGATGTTCGGCCAGGGCCTGGCAGTATTTTGCGGCGCCGGCGTAACCGCGCTGGTGACCAGCAACCTGTCGCCCGAAGACCTGGACAGCTGGGGCTGGCGGATTCCGTTCATCATCGGTCTGATCATCGGCCCGGTCGGTCTATGGATGCGACGCAATCTGTCGGAAACCGAGGCCTTCCTTGAGGCCCGCCAGGCACCGAAGGAGAAGCAGTCACTGGCCCGCATGCTGCGCTCGCACCTGCGTCAGGTGGTCACCGTGATGGCGTTGACGGTCTGCGGCACCGTGGCCTTCTACGTGATCCTGGTCTACATGCCGACCTTCGCCAACCGCCAGCTGGGCATGCAACTGAAGGACGCCTTCACCGCTCAGGTCGTCGCCGTCGCGGTACTGACGCTGCTGATGCCGGTATTCGGTGCGCTATCCGACCGGGTCGGCCGCAAGCTGCTGATGATCGTCGCCACGCTGGGCCTGCTGGTCGCGCTCTATCCGCTGTTCAGCTGGATTCATGCAGCGCCCTCGTTCGGCCGTCTGCTGACCATGCAGCTGATCCTATGCTCGCTGCTCGCCGTGTTCTTCGGCCCCTTCTCTGCCGCCGTGGCCGAACAGTTCCCTGCTGGCGTGCGCTCGACCGGCCTGGCACTGGCCTACAACCTTGCAGTGATGATCTTCGGCGGCTTTGCCCAGTTCATCGTGACCTGGCTGATCCAGAACACCGGCATGGCCATCGCGCCGGTGTTCTACGTGCTCTTCGCGGTGACGCTGGGCCTGATCGGCTCGTTCTTCCTCATCGACCGCACCCACGAGGCGCACCTCGCCGTGGTCGACGAGAGCAGCCCGCTCAAAGCGGCCGCACAACCGACCGGCACGCTCAACCGAGTGGTTGCTCAAGGCGCCTGA
- a CDS encoding M20 aminoacylase family protein, which translates to MKTWRHAIHQNPELGFAEFATSRLVADCLETWGYEVHTGIATTGVVGILRWGDGQPRLGLRADMDALPVQELTGLPWASRTPDQMHACGHDGHTSILLGAAQSFALMQREGLLGASGTLTLIFQPAEELGGSGGARRMLDEGLLERFPCDAVFAMHNYPGIPTGHFRFREGPFMASSDRVVIRFNGKGGHGALPHMAIDPMLPAAATVLALQSIVGRNVDPVDAAVISVGRIAAGNTYNVIPETAEMELSVRALRPDVRDLLEMRIRALVEGQAAAFGVTCEVLYERGYPVLINSARETCLAVEAARALVGDERVEVDGAPISGSEDFAFILQQVPGCYLLIGNGDNGFGGGEHLGPCSVHNPHYDFNDACLAPGAAFWLTLGSRFFGC; encoded by the coding sequence ATGAAAACGTGGAGGCACGCCATTCATCAGAACCCCGAGCTCGGTTTCGCCGAATTCGCCACCAGCCGGCTGGTCGCCGACTGCCTCGAAACGTGGGGCTATGAGGTGCATACCGGCATCGCCACCACGGGGGTGGTCGGCATCCTGCGCTGGGGCGACGGGCAACCGCGACTGGGCCTGCGCGCCGACATGGATGCACTGCCGGTGCAGGAACTCACCGGCCTGCCCTGGGCAAGCCGCACACCCGACCAGATGCACGCCTGCGGCCATGACGGACACACCTCGATCCTGCTGGGCGCGGCGCAAAGCTTCGCGCTCATGCAGCGCGAAGGGCTTCTGGGTGCCAGCGGCACACTCACGCTGATCTTCCAGCCAGCCGAGGAACTGGGGGGCAGCGGCGGCGCACGACGCATGCTCGACGAAGGCCTGCTCGAGCGCTTCCCCTGCGATGCGGTCTTCGCCATGCACAACTATCCGGGCATCCCGACCGGCCACTTCCGCTTTCGCGAAGGGCCGTTCATGGCTTCCTCCGACCGGGTAGTGATTCGCTTCAACGGCAAGGGCGGGCATGGTGCGCTGCCGCATATGGCAATCGACCCGATGCTGCCCGCAGCGGCCACCGTGCTCGCCTTGCAAAGCATCGTCGGGCGCAACGTCGATCCGGTCGACGCGGCAGTGATCAGCGTCGGACGCATCGCTGCTGGCAACACCTACAACGTGATTCCCGAAACCGCCGAGATGGAGCTCAGCGTGCGCGCCCTGCGCCCGGACGTTCGCGACCTGCTCGAAATGCGCATCCGCGCGCTCGTCGAAGGACAGGCCGCGGCTTTTGGCGTCACCTGCGAAGTGCTTTACGAGCGCGGCTACCCGGTGCTGATCAACAGTGCGCGCGAGACGTGCCTGGCGGTCGAAGCGGCGCGCGCGCTGGTGGGCGATGAGCGGGTGGAGGTCGATGGTGCGCCCATCAGCGGCAGCGAAGACTTCGCTTTCATCTTGCAGCAGGTACCGGGTTGTTACCTGCTGATCGGCAACGGCGACAACGGCTTCGGTGGTGGAGAACACCTTGGGCCTTGCAGCGTGCACAACCCTCACTACGATTTCAATGATGCCTGCCTGGCGCCGGGCGCAGCCTTCTGGCTGACGCTCGGCAGCCGGTTCTTCGGCTGCTGA
- a CDS encoding LysR substrate-binding domain-containing protein, producing MKDHQLKALIQVAESGSIRAAARAMNLSQSALTKALRELEEDVGAELLRRSYKGIGFTPAGDALLVRARLAQATLDKAREEIRQLRGGAGARIAIALTPLVAATILPPILTEFRRVQPDAALSLEEGLLTYVLPGLLEGRLDFAVALASPSDLPHEIVFEPLVQAHAVPTGRLGHPLAHARSWDELKDASWVLNLTDGSLGNHLLRWLASQGIEAPKNIVRCSSLTLMLELMRRTDYIGFGPTALLSDSLFAVGLQQFEVAPVPGPMTLGILSLRGVPLGSSAQVLARLFARRLRK from the coding sequence ATGAAAGACCACCAGCTCAAAGCGCTCATACAGGTCGCCGAATCCGGTTCGATCCGTGCCGCGGCACGGGCGATGAACCTCAGTCAGAGCGCGCTGACCAAGGCGTTGCGTGAGCTGGAAGAGGATGTCGGCGCGGAGCTGCTCAGGCGCAGCTACAAGGGCATCGGCTTCACCCCGGCCGGGGATGCGCTGCTGGTGCGCGCGCGCCTGGCACAGGCGACACTGGACAAGGCCCGTGAGGAGATTCGCCAGCTGCGCGGCGGCGCTGGTGCGCGTATCGCCATCGCGCTGACGCCGCTCGTGGCCGCGACCATCCTGCCGCCGATTCTCACGGAGTTTCGCCGCGTCCAGCCCGATGCGGCGCTGAGCCTGGAAGAAGGGCTGCTGACCTATGTACTGCCGGGCCTTCTGGAAGGCCGCCTGGATTTCGCGGTTGCGCTGGCCAGCCCGAGCGATCTGCCCCACGAGATCGTTTTCGAGCCCTTGGTGCAAGCGCATGCCGTGCCGACCGGCCGTCTCGGTCATCCGCTGGCCCATGCGCGTAGCTGGGACGAACTCAAGGACGCCAGCTGGGTGCTCAATCTCACCGATGGCAGCCTGGGCAACCATCTGCTGCGCTGGCTGGCCAGCCAGGGCATCGAGGCACCGAAGAACATCGTCCGCTGTTCATCGCTGACCCTGATGCTAGAGCTGATGAGACGTACCGACTACATCGGCTTCGGGCCGACGGCACTGCTCAGCGACTCGCTGTTTGCGGTGGGTCTGCAGCAGTTCGAAGTAGCCCCGGTTCCCGGCCCGATGACGCTGGGGATTCTCAGCCTGCGAGGCGTTCCGCTGGGCAGCTCGGCGCAGGTGCTGGCCCGCCTTTTTGCGCGGCGGCTGCGCAAGTAG
- a CDS encoding c-type cytochrome: protein MTTTIKTLALTGAVLAVAGAGVLYSGIINVAADEPHSQVVESLLEITRDRSIAVRARDIEVPSLEDDALIRSGAGNYHAMCIGCHLAPEMGSTELSQSLYPAPPNLAERGTGGDPAATFWVIKHGIKASGMPAWGKSMSDDYIWGMVAFIERLPQLDAAQYRSLVASSDGHQHGGGESDMHDHSGQHSAPGMPQGSASAGDDHHGAHDDHAPKQPEAQDNVHHHPDGSRHVH, encoded by the coding sequence ATGACAACAACAATCAAGACCCTGGCGCTGACCGGCGCCGTTCTGGCTGTCGCCGGTGCCGGGGTGCTGTACTCGGGCATCATCAACGTCGCCGCCGACGAGCCGCACTCTCAGGTGGTCGAGTCTCTGCTGGAGATCACCCGGGACCGCTCGATTGCCGTACGCGCGCGCGACATCGAGGTACCCAGCCTTGAGGATGACGCGCTGATCCGCTCCGGTGCGGGCAACTATCACGCAATGTGCATCGGCTGCCATCTGGCACCGGAAATGGGCTCCACCGAGCTCAGTCAAAGCCTCTACCCTGCCCCACCCAACCTGGCGGAGCGCGGCACCGGCGGTGATCCGGCCGCGACCTTCTGGGTCATCAAGCACGGCATCAAAGCCAGCGGCATGCCGGCCTGGGGCAAGAGCATGAGCGACGATTACATCTGGGGTATGGTCGCCTTCATCGAACGCCTGCCACAGCTAGATGCGGCGCAGTATCGGTCACTGGTCGCATCCAGCGATGGTCACCAACACGGCGGCGGCGAGTCGGACATGCATGATCACAGCGGCCAGCATTCCGCTCCTGGCATGCCCCAGGGATCAGCCTCAGCCGGAGACGATCACCACGGTGCGCACGACGACCATGCCCCGAAGCAGCCGGAAGCGCAGGACAATGTGCACCATCACCCGGATGGCAGCCGCCACGTGCATTGA
- a CDS encoding copper resistance protein B has protein sequence MIIKPLPIAIALSLIATTSQAQQGMDHSAHAGHAAPADHGQMNHGQMDHRSMDHGQMDHGAMDHGSMDHGSMDHGSMAHPPASGIAPGEESRSPVPTISDADRAAAFPNLPPHHMHQGGTNFLFLADQVEWQDADEGSALAWDISGWVGGDIDRLAFRSEGERTNGHTEEAELQLLWSHAIGPWWETVAGVRQDFKPGSPQTWAAFGVQGMPLFGLETEATAFLGEGGQSALRLEAEYDILLTQRWVLQPTAEINLHGRNDEARGVGSGFSDAGVGLRLRYEISRQFAPYIGVTWSRAYGNTADMLRADDEDVSDTRLVAGIRFWF, from the coding sequence ATGATCATTAAGCCACTGCCCATTGCCATCGCGCTGAGCCTGATCGCCACCACAAGCCAGGCGCAGCAGGGCATGGACCACTCCGCTCATGCCGGCCACGCCGCACCCGCAGACCATGGCCAGATGAACCACGGGCAGATGGACCACCGGAGCATGGACCATGGCCAGATGGACCACGGGGCCATGGACCACGGCAGCATGGACCATGGCAGCATGGACCATGGCTCCATGGCGCATCCGCCTGCTAGCGGCATTGCGCCAGGCGAAGAATCGCGCTCGCCGGTGCCAACGATCAGCGACGCCGATCGCGCCGCCGCCTTTCCCAACCTGCCGCCACATCACATGCACCAGGGTGGGACCAATTTCCTCTTCCTTGCCGACCAAGTGGAATGGCAGGACGCCGATGAAGGCAGCGCGTTGGCCTGGGATATCTCCGGCTGGGTCGGTGGCGACATCGACCGTCTGGCGTTCCGCTCCGAGGGCGAACGGACCAATGGCCACACCGAGGAAGCCGAGCTGCAGCTGCTCTGGAGCCATGCCATCGGCCCCTGGTGGGAAACCGTCGCCGGTGTGCGCCAGGACTTCAAGCCCGGTTCGCCGCAGACCTGGGCCGCCTTCGGCGTGCAGGGCATGCCGCTGTTCGGCCTGGAAACCGAAGCCACGGCCTTTCTCGGCGAGGGCGGCCAGAGCGCCCTGCGTCTGGAGGCCGAGTATGACATCCTGCTGACCCAGCGCTGGGTGCTGCAACCAACTGCGGAAATCAATCTGCACGGGCGCAACGACGAGGCCCGCGGTGTCGGTTCCGGCTTCAGCGATGCCGGCGTCGGCCTGCGCCTGCGCTATGAGATCAGCCGGCAGTTCGCACCCTACATCGGCGTGACCTGGAGCCGTGCCTACGGCAATACCGCCGACATGCTGCGTGCCGATGACGAGGATGTCAGCGACACCCGCCTGGTAGCCGGCATCCGCTTCTGGTTCTGA
- a CDS encoding copper resistance system multicopper oxidase, translated as MQLISSRRTFVKSLAAGGAFAGLGLWRQPVWALTSPGQPTVLSGSEFDLTIDSMSVDFTGKRRTAMAINGSIPGPLLRWREGDTVTLRVRNRLPQDTSIHWHGILLPANMDGVPGFSFAGIAPDGMYEYRFKVIQSGTYWYHSHSGFQEQLGVYGPLIIDPKEPEPFSYERDYVVFLSDWTDESPARVLAKLKKQADYYNQGRRTLGDFINDVADKGWRETFSDRWAWAKMNMSPTDLADISGATYTYLLNGQAPDGNWTGVFQSGERIRLRLINGSAMSYFDFRIPGLKLTVVAADGQNVEPVQVDEVRLAVAETLDVIVEPDGSQDAYTLFAQAMDRSGYARGTLAVREGLSAAVPQPDPRPELTMDDMGHGDHSAHGQAAAAPTQGHDAHAGHGAMDHGQMDHTAMGHGSAADSGMQAHPASETNNPLVDMQTMMPIPKLDDPGIGLRDNGRRVLTYADLRSTFPDPDGREPSRTIELHLTGHMERFSWSFDGIPFADAEPIRLKYGERVRFVLVNDTMMHHPIHLHGLWSDLEDENGNFKVRKHTIDMPPGSKRSYRVSADALGRWAYHCHMLMHMDLGMFREVRVEE; from the coding sequence ATGCAATTGATCAGCTCTAGGCGCACCTTCGTCAAAAGCCTGGCTGCCGGCGGTGCCTTCGCCGGCCTCGGGCTCTGGCGCCAGCCCGTCTGGGCGCTCACCAGCCCTGGCCAACCGACGGTGCTCAGCGGCAGCGAATTCGACCTGACCATCGACTCCATGAGCGTGGATTTCACCGGCAAACGCCGCACTGCCATGGCCATCAACGGCAGCATTCCCGGCCCGCTGCTGCGCTGGCGCGAAGGCGACACCGTGACCTTGCGCGTGCGCAACCGCCTGCCGCAGGACACCTCGATCCACTGGCACGGCATCCTGCTGCCCGCCAACATGGATGGCGTGCCCGGCTTCAGTTTCGCCGGCATCGCCCCGGACGGCATGTACGAGTACCGCTTCAAGGTGATCCAGAGCGGTACCTACTGGTACCACAGCCATTCCGGCTTCCAGGAGCAGCTCGGCGTCTACGGCCCGCTGATCATCGATCCGAAGGAGCCGGAGCCGTTCAGTTACGAGCGCGATTACGTGGTATTCCTCTCCGACTGGACCGACGAGAGCCCCGCACGCGTGCTGGCCAAGCTGAAGAAGCAGGCCGACTACTACAACCAGGGCCGCCGTACCCTTGGCGACTTCATCAACGATGTCGCCGACAAGGGTTGGCGTGAAACCTTCAGTGACCGCTGGGCCTGGGCGAAGATGAACATGTCGCCGACCGATCTGGCCGACATCAGCGGCGCCACCTACACCTACCTGCTCAACGGCCAGGCGCCTGACGGCAACTGGACCGGAGTGTTCCAGTCGGGCGAGCGTATCCGCCTGCGCCTGATCAACGGCTCGGCGATGAGCTACTTCGACTTCCGCATCCCCGGCCTCAAGCTCACCGTGGTCGCCGCCGACGGCCAGAACGTCGAGCCGGTGCAGGTCGACGAGGTGCGCCTGGCGGTAGCGGAAACCCTCGACGTGATCGTCGAGCCGGATGGCAGCCAGGACGCCTACACGCTGTTCGCCCAGGCCATGGACCGCAGCGGCTACGCACGCGGCACTCTGGCCGTGCGCGAAGGATTGTCTGCCGCGGTGCCCCAGCCCGATCCACGCCCCGAACTGACCATGGACGACATGGGCCATGGCGATCACTCTGCCCATGGCCAGGCCGCAGCGGCACCCACGCAGGGTCACGATGCCCATGCCGGGCATGGCGCAATGGACCACGGGCAGATGGATCACACCGCCATGGGGCACGGCAGCGCTGCCGACTCCGGGATGCAGGCACATCCGGCCAGCGAGACCAACAATCCGCTGGTGGACATGCAGACCATGATGCCGATACCCAAGCTGGACGACCCGGGTATTGGCCTGCGCGACAACGGCCGGCGCGTACTGACCTACGCCGATCTGCGCAGTACCTTCCCCGATCCGGACGGCCGCGAGCCGTCGCGCACCATCGAGCTGCACCTGACCGGCCACATGGAGCGCTTTTCCTGGTCGTTCGACGGCATTCCCTTCGCCGACGCCGAGCCGATCCGTCTCAAGTACGGCGAGCGGGTGCGCTTCGTGCTGGTCAACGACACCATGATGCACCACCCCATCCACCTGCACGGGCTGTGGAGCGATCTGGAGGACGAGAACGGCAATTTCAAAGTGCGCAAGCACACCATCGACATGCCGCCGGGCTCGAAACGCAGCTACCGGGTCAGCGCCGACGCCCTCGGTCGCTGGGCCTACCATTGCCACATGCTGATGCACATGGACCTCGGAATGTTCCGTGAAGTCCGCGTAGAAGAATGA
- a CDS encoding DUF3147 family protein, protein MSWIVAKYLLTAAVVVLVSEAAKRSDKLGGFLAALPLITLLTLIWLYVERQPMDKIANHARYTFWYVLPTLPMFLVFPHLLPRLGFWLTLLGGALLTVTCFALLTVALRRFGIDLL, encoded by the coding sequence ATGAGCTGGATCGTTGCCAAGTACCTGCTGACTGCCGCCGTCGTGGTGCTGGTATCGGAAGCCGCCAAACGCAGCGACAAGCTGGGCGGTTTCCTTGCCGCGCTGCCACTGATCACTCTGTTGACGCTGATCTGGCTCTATGTCGAGCGGCAGCCAATGGACAAGATCGCCAACCACGCCAGGTACACCTTCTGGTACGTGCTTCCAACGCTACCGATGTTTCTGGTCTTTCCCCATCTGCTGCCGCGCCTCGGCTTCTGGCTGACCCTGCTAGGCGGTGCGCTGCTGACCGTCACCTGTTTCGCCCTGCTTACGGTAGCGCTGCGCCGCTTCGGCATCGACCTGCTCTAG
- a CDS encoding DUF411 domain-containing protein, translated as MKLYLTALAALLVSGMAHAADVIDVHRDANCGCCKDWIKYLEANGFEVRDHVEVNMLPVKEGLGVPPRLGSCHTGVIDGKFVEGHVPVAAIRELQQRDDLAGVAVPGMPAGSPGMDYGQPHQRYQVIGLTNKGRDLALGDYLGSQPVR; from the coding sequence ATGAAACTCTATCTCACCGCACTCGCCGCCCTGCTTGTGTCCGGCATGGCCCATGCGGCGGATGTCATCGACGTGCATCGCGATGCCAACTGCGGCTGCTGCAAGGACTGGATCAAGTATCTGGAAGCAAACGGTTTCGAGGTACGCGACCACGTCGAAGTCAACATGCTGCCCGTCAAGGAAGGGCTCGGTGTGCCGCCACGTCTGGGTTCCTGTCACACCGGCGTGATCGACGGCAAGTTCGTTGAAGGCCACGTGCCGGTGGCAGCGATCCGCGAGCTGCAGCAGCGCGACGACCTCGCTGGTGTCGCCGTACCGGGCATGCCAGCCGGCTCGCCGGGCATGGACTATGGGCAACCGCACCAGCGCTACCAGGTCATCGGCCTGACCAACAAGGGACGCGATCTGGCGCTCGGTGACTACCTCGGCAGCCAACCGGTTCGCTGA